A region from the Tsuneonella mangrovi genome encodes:
- the rnd gene encoding ribonuclease D has protein sequence MKIHPLISTTEELAELCERLAKSDFVTVDTEFMRENTYWPELCLVQIANTEEAAAIDPLADGIDLAPLLDLMCANEDVLKVFHAGGQDVEIIYNLTQRTPHPIFDTQIAMMAISQSEQIGYANLVEAWLGLTIDKGARFTDWSRRPLTERQIEYAIGDVTHLSKIFPKILKKLIKTGRGAWLDAEMDKLADPANYANDPGNAWHRIRAPSRNATVLGRLKSLAAWREGEAQHKNIPRGRIMRDETLADLASHPPKKQADLAKVRGLSNAWKDNDIGKRLMKVLDEAEPLDKSEMPDKPKRGAPLGKEGALVADLLKLLLKIRSREIDVAARLLTRSDEMEALAAGVRDLAVLDGWRYEVFGKDALDLVEGKLAFAVENGRLKMTHIDDVDTDDVTQGALAAE, from the coding sequence TCACTGTCGACACCGAATTCATGCGCGAAAACACCTATTGGCCCGAACTGTGCCTGGTGCAGATCGCCAATACCGAGGAAGCGGCGGCGATCGACCCGCTGGCCGACGGGATCGACCTTGCCCCGCTGCTCGACCTGATGTGCGCCAACGAGGACGTGCTCAAGGTGTTCCACGCTGGCGGGCAGGACGTGGAGATCATCTACAACCTCACCCAGCGCACACCCCATCCGATCTTCGACACGCAGATCGCGATGATGGCGATCAGCCAATCCGAACAGATCGGCTATGCGAACCTGGTCGAGGCCTGGCTCGGCCTTACGATCGACAAGGGCGCGCGGTTCACCGACTGGAGCCGCCGCCCGCTGACCGAACGGCAGATCGAATACGCGATCGGCGACGTCACTCACCTATCGAAGATCTTCCCCAAGATCCTCAAGAAGCTGATCAAGACGGGGCGCGGCGCGTGGCTCGATGCCGAAATGGACAAGCTCGCCGATCCGGCGAACTACGCCAACGATCCCGGCAATGCCTGGCATCGCATCCGCGCACCCAGCCGCAATGCCACCGTGCTCGGGCGGCTGAAAAGCCTTGCCGCGTGGCGCGAAGGCGAAGCGCAGCACAAGAACATCCCGCGCGGCCGGATCATGCGCGACGAGACGCTGGCCGACCTTGCCAGCCACCCGCCGAAGAAGCAGGCCGACCTTGCCAAAGTCCGCGGCCTGTCCAACGCGTGGAAGGACAATGACATCGGCAAGCGGCTGATGAAGGTGCTCGACGAGGCCGAGCCGCTCGACAAGAGCGAGATGCCCGACAAGCCCAAGCGCGGCGCACCGCTGGGCAAGGAAGGCGCGCTGGTGGCCGACCTGCTCAAGCTGCTGCTCAAGATCCGCTCACGCGAGATCGACGTCGCCGCCCGCCTGCTGACCCGCAGCGACGAGATGGAAGCGCTCGCTGCCGGGGTGCGCGACCTCGCGGTGCTCGACGGCTGGCGCTACGAGGTGTTCGGCAAGGACGCACTCGACCTGGTCGAAGGCAAGCTGGCCTTCGCGGTCGAGAACGGACGTCTGAAAATGACCCATATCGACGATGTCGACACCGATGACGTGACCCAGGGCGCACTGGCTGCGGAGTGA
- a CDS encoding hydrogen peroxide-inducible genes activator, giving the protein MSTYLPTIKQLQYLVALHEHGHFGNAAEASFVSQSTLSAGIRELESLLGVTLVERSRRVVRFTPLGEQVVAKAHRLLREAEELSDLVQASGKPLAGELRMSVIPTIAPFLLPRILPRLRKERPALKLFLREETSDHAIESLHHGRADCVLLALPFATGEVEYEHIGDDRLFVAFPKNDPRDPPESIPPSMIDEGRLLLLEDGHCLKDHALAACNRPELRASATMIGTSLHTLVQMVDNGLGLTMLPEMALEAGILHDTDVVARPLKGKAPSREIALVWRKNSPRGDEFRLLAEELRAG; this is encoded by the coding sequence GTGAGCACTTACCTGCCCACTATCAAGCAACTGCAATACCTCGTTGCACTCCACGAACACGGGCATTTCGGCAATGCGGCGGAAGCGAGCTTCGTGTCGCAATCTACCCTGTCGGCGGGCATCCGCGAGCTCGAATCGCTGCTCGGCGTAACCTTGGTCGAACGTAGCCGCCGGGTCGTGCGGTTCACTCCGCTGGGCGAACAGGTGGTGGCCAAGGCGCACCGCCTGTTGCGCGAGGCCGAGGAGCTCTCCGACCTGGTACAGGCCAGCGGCAAGCCGCTGGCGGGCGAATTGCGCATGAGCGTCATCCCGACGATCGCTCCGTTCCTGCTTCCGCGCATCCTGCCGCGGCTGCGCAAGGAACGTCCGGCCCTAAAGCTGTTCCTGCGCGAAGAAACCAGCGACCATGCGATCGAGAGCCTGCATCACGGCCGCGCCGATTGCGTGCTGCTGGCGCTACCCTTCGCGACTGGCGAAGTCGAATACGAGCACATCGGAGACGATCGGCTGTTCGTCGCTTTCCCGAAAAACGATCCGCGCGATCCGCCCGAGAGCATCCCGCCCTCGATGATCGACGAAGGTCGGCTGCTGCTGCTCGAGGACGGACACTGCCTCAAGGATCACGCGCTGGCAGCGTGCAACCGGCCCGAACTGCGCGCGAGCGCAACGATGATTGGAACCAGCCTGCACACGCTGGTGCAGATGGTCGACAACGGATTGGGCCTGACGATGCTACCCGAAATGGCGCTCGAGGCGGGGATCCTGCACGATACCGACGTCGTCGCGCGTCCACTCAAGGGCAAGGCGCCGAGCCGCGAAATCGCGCTGGTGTGGCGCAAGAACTCCCCGCGCGGCGACGAGTTCAGGCTGCTGGCGGAAGAATTGCGGGCCGGCTGA
- a CDS encoding DEAD/DEAH box helicase, translating to MTFADLGLSPELLKAVEDAGYTEPTPIQAQAIPPVLMMKDLIGIAQTGTGKTASFVLPMIDILNHGRRRALMPRSLILAPTRELAAQVAENFEKYGKNHDLTLALLIGGVQMGDQLKALDEGVDVLIATPGRLMDLFERGKILLNGCELLVIDEADRMLDMGFIPDIEFICSKLPETRQTMLFSATMPPPIEKLAKKFLNNPKRIEVSRAATTNKDITAFKIPVKSRQKRETLTWLLRHDLVETAIVFSNRKTTVRELNKALQREGFASSEIHGDMDQSSRIAELNRFKAGEVNILVASDVAARGLDIKGVSHVFNYDTPWHPDDYVHRIGRTGRAGAKGRAFTFVAEDDAEAIANVEKLTGSAIPVFGKKDVRVELAAAPEKQPDREVEDKNEADERPKRGRGRKNSEESVEAAPDKAESPKREPKARSEATKPARASRRRDADEESVPAGEWNGPQPGFLGVSALGN from the coding sequence ATGACGTTCGCCGATCTCGGCCTCTCTCCCGAATTGCTCAAGGCGGTTGAGGACGCCGGTTATACCGAGCCGACCCCGATCCAGGCGCAGGCGATCCCGCCGGTCTTGATGATGAAGGACCTGATCGGCATCGCCCAGACGGGCACCGGCAAGACTGCCAGCTTCGTGCTGCCGATGATCGACATCCTCAATCACGGTCGGCGCCGCGCACTGATGCCGCGCTCGCTGATCCTCGCGCCGACCCGCGAACTCGCCGCGCAGGTGGCGGAAAACTTCGAGAAGTACGGCAAGAACCACGATCTCACGCTCGCGCTGCTGATCGGCGGGGTGCAGATGGGCGACCAGCTCAAGGCGCTCGACGAGGGTGTCGATGTGCTGATCGCGACCCCGGGCCGGCTGATGGACCTGTTCGAACGCGGCAAGATCCTGCTCAACGGCTGCGAACTGCTGGTGATCGACGAGGCTGACCGGATGCTCGACATGGGGTTCATCCCCGATATCGAGTTCATCTGCTCCAAGCTGCCCGAAACCCGCCAGACGATGCTGTTCAGCGCGACGATGCCGCCGCCGATCGAGAAGCTGGCGAAGAAGTTCCTCAACAATCCCAAGCGGATCGAGGTCAGCCGCGCGGCGACCACCAACAAGGATATCACCGCGTTCAAGATCCCGGTGAAGAGCCGCCAGAAGCGCGAGACGCTGACTTGGCTGTTGCGCCACGACCTGGTCGAAACCGCGATCGTGTTTTCCAACCGCAAGACGACGGTGCGCGAACTCAACAAGGCGCTGCAGCGCGAAGGTTTCGCCAGCAGCGAAATCCACGGCGACATGGACCAGTCAAGCCGCATCGCCGAACTGAACCGGTTCAAGGCGGGCGAGGTCAACATCCTCGTCGCCAGCGACGTTGCCGCGCGTGGGCTCGATATCAAGGGCGTCAGCCACGTATTCAACTACGACACGCCGTGGCACCCCGACGACTACGTCCACCGCATCGGCCGCACGGGCCGCGCCGGGGCCAAGGGGCGCGCATTCACGTTCGTGGCCGAGGATGATGCCGAAGCGATCGCCAACGTCGAGAAGCTGACCGGCAGTGCGATCCCGGTGTTCGGCAAGAAGGACGTGCGCGTCGAATTGGCCGCCGCTCCCGAAAAGCAGCCCGACCGCGAAGTCGAGGACAAGAACGAGGCCGACGAGCGGCCCAAGCGCGGTCGCGGCCGGAAGAATTCCGAAGAGTCGGTCGAGGCCGCTCCGGACAAGGCCGAGAGCCCGAAGCGGGAGCCCAAGGCTCGCAGCGAAGCGACCAAGCCCGCGCGCGCATCGCGGCGCCGCGATGCCGATGAGGAATCGGTGCCGGCGGGCGAATGGAACGGCCCGCAGCCCGGCTTCCTCGGGGTGTCGGCGCTCGGTAACTGA
- a CDS encoding FAD-binding oxidoreductase, translating into MVDTARFLSEAEALLGPRGLTRDPDLVDPWLTDWRGRFTGNALALASPASTKEVSELVKLCARHGVPIVPQGGNSGMCGGATPDRTGKSVILSLRRMDAIRKIDCEAGEAVCEAGVILQSLHEAAEAQGVRFPLTLGGKGSATVGGLVSTNAGGTQVLRHGSMRAQVLGLEAVLADGEVFDALTVLKKDNRGFDLKQLLIGSEGTLGIVTAATLRLLPAIAERRVLWAGVTSLEGARELLLHCQKVAGAALEGFEVIPQGTLADVVRHLPGSRAPLAGDHAWHALIELVAERGNDAETLGTLAETLLESAFEAGLLEDAVIAANESQAEAFWLLRDSIAPAEREKGPAVQHDISVPVDRMPAFVAAAVPQIEAAWPGTEAIAFGHLGDGNVHFHVIAPPGVDPIGWQEGDGKKISHQVYALVTQWHGSISAEHGIGQLKREEFAEFGDPVAIAMMRHVKQALDPQGLLNPGKLVPPGHLAERQLAQGSDAA; encoded by the coding sequence ATGGTGGATACTGCTCGATTCCTCTCCGAAGCGGAGGCACTGCTCGGACCGCGCGGCCTGACCCGCGACCCGGACCTCGTCGATCCGTGGCTGACCGACTGGCGCGGGCGGTTCACGGGGAATGCGCTGGCGCTTGCCTCTCCCGCTTCGACCAAGGAAGTGTCAGAACTGGTCAAGCTCTGCGCCCGACACGGCGTCCCGATCGTACCGCAAGGCGGCAACAGCGGGATGTGCGGCGGCGCAACGCCTGACCGGACTGGCAAATCGGTAATCCTTTCGCTGCGCCGGATGGACGCGATCCGCAAGATCGATTGCGAAGCCGGGGAAGCGGTGTGCGAGGCCGGTGTGATCCTGCAATCGCTACACGAAGCCGCCGAAGCGCAAGGCGTGCGGTTCCCGCTTACGCTCGGCGGCAAGGGATCGGCCACCGTTGGCGGGCTGGTCTCGACCAACGCCGGCGGCACCCAGGTGTTGCGCCACGGGTCGATGCGGGCACAAGTACTCGGTCTCGAAGCGGTGCTGGCCGACGGTGAAGTGTTCGATGCGCTGACCGTGCTCAAGAAGGACAACCGCGGGTTCGACCTCAAGCAGTTGCTGATCGGGTCAGAAGGGACGTTGGGGATCGTAACCGCTGCAACCCTGAGGCTGCTGCCCGCAATTGCCGAGCGGCGCGTCTTGTGGGCCGGGGTCACCTCGCTCGAAGGCGCCCGCGAGCTGCTGCTGCACTGCCAGAAGGTTGCCGGGGCGGCACTGGAAGGATTCGAAGTGATCCCGCAAGGCACGCTGGCCGACGTGGTGCGTCACTTGCCGGGATCGCGCGCGCCGCTCGCTGGCGACCATGCGTGGCACGCGCTGATCGAACTGGTCGCCGAGCGTGGCAATGACGCGGAGACGCTCGGAACGCTGGCAGAAACCTTGCTCGAAAGCGCGTTCGAGGCCGGTTTGCTGGAAGACGCAGTGATCGCCGCCAACGAATCGCAAGCCGAAGCCTTCTGGCTGCTGCGCGATTCGATCGCACCTGCCGAGCGCGAGAAAGGTCCCGCAGTACAGCACGACATTTCAGTGCCGGTCGACCGGATGCCGGCCTTCGTTGCCGCGGCAGTCCCGCAGATCGAAGCGGCGTGGCCCGGAACCGAAGCGATCGCATTCGGGCATCTGGGGGACGGCAACGTCCATTTCCATGTCATCGCTCCGCCCGGGGTCGACCCGATCGGGTGGCAGGAAGGCGACGGCAAGAAAATCAGCCACCAGGTCTATGCGCTGGTGACCCAATGGCACGGCTCGATCAGCGCAGAGCACGGAATCGGCCAGCTCAAGCGCGAGGAATTCGCCGAATTCGGCGACCCGGTGGCCATCGCGATGATGCGCCACGTCAAACAGGCGCTCGACCCGCAAGGGCTGCTCAACCCGGGCAAGCTTGTCCCGCCAGGGCACCTTGCCGAACGCCAGCTTGCACAAGGGAGCGACGCTGCCTAA
- a CDS encoding SapC family protein: MASAPQPELPLFYKDLMPLNSRDHVKWSSKPFDSLNWADNQHAIPLTVDEFVQAQRDFPIVFSSGDNPVPLALMGLNENVNVFIDENGKINEPVYIPAYIRRYPFMLARLQADSNELSLCFDPTAGVVGEFDEGERLFDDEGKVSPAGQAALDFCEQFEQAGARTQAFVDEIKKHDLLMEGEIAITDPAKPDQPFVYRGFQMINDEKVRELDEKTVTEWTKNGLLALVYAHIFSLDLMRAVFARQMGQGKVPQPSALQAAPVAGA; this comes from the coding sequence ATGGCCAGCGCGCCGCAACCCGAACTGCCCCTGTTCTACAAGGACCTCATGCCGCTCAACAGCCGCGATCACGTCAAATGGAGCAGTAAGCCCTTCGATTCACTCAACTGGGCGGACAACCAGCACGCGATCCCGCTGACGGTCGATGAGTTCGTGCAGGCACAACGCGATTTCCCGATCGTGTTCAGCTCGGGCGACAACCCGGTTCCGCTCGCGCTGATGGGCCTCAATGAGAACGTCAACGTTTTCATCGATGAAAACGGCAAGATCAACGAGCCGGTGTACATCCCGGCATACATCCGCCGCTATCCCTTCATGCTCGCCCGGTTGCAGGCCGATTCCAACGAGCTGTCGCTGTGCTTCGATCCGACCGCCGGCGTGGTCGGCGAATTCGACGAAGGCGAGCGCCTGTTCGACGACGAAGGCAAGGTTTCGCCTGCCGGCCAGGCAGCGCTCGATTTCTGCGAGCAGTTCGAGCAGGCCGGTGCCCGCACACAGGCTTTCGTCGACGAAATCAAGAAGCATGATCTGTTGATGGAAGGCGAGATCGCCATCACCGATCCTGCCAAGCCCGACCAGCCGTTCGTCTATCGTGGATTCCAGATGATCAACGACGAAAAGGTTCGCGAGCTTGACGAAAAGACTGTGACCGAATGGACCAAGAATGGGCTGCTCGCCCTTGTCTACGCCCACATCTTCTCGCTCGACCTCATGCGCGCGGTCTTTGCCCGGCAAATGGGCCAGGGCAAGGTCCCGCAGCCGAGTGCGCTCCAGGCTGCTCCGGTCGCCGGCGCCTGA
- a CDS encoding N-formylglutamate amidohydrolase, translated as MSAASPRTVRSGGSIPGSKEAAFALSVHSDAPIPVLIAAPHGGRSYPPDLVQRMRHAEDAKLRLEDRLVDRLAEIVAEQTGAALLVARAPRAMLDLNRSVDDIDWSVVDGSAPRSVRHSLTNRRARGGLGLVPSRLAGIGDLWTGRIEQADLEARVDGIHRPYHRALAETLESLRDRWGAALLVDLHSMPPLQPRHPGHRPAEFVIGDRFGASCDPALSSVALAYLERQGRPIAHNRPYAGGFVLDRHGAAARGIHAMQVEVCRSTYLDRHLREPSANLPHVAGVLAGMVRELADQVAALGRGSAFALAAE; from the coding sequence ATGTCCGCCGCCAGTCCACGCACAGTCCGGTCCGGAGGGTCGATTCCCGGCAGCAAGGAGGCTGCCTTTGCACTTTCGGTGCATTCCGATGCGCCAATCCCGGTGCTGATCGCCGCGCCGCACGGCGGCCGTTCGTATCCCCCGGACCTGGTGCAGCGGATGCGCCACGCCGAAGACGCCAAGCTGCGTCTCGAGGATCGGCTTGTCGACCGGCTGGCGGAGATCGTCGCCGAGCAGACCGGAGCTGCGTTGCTGGTCGCCCGTGCACCGCGGGCGATGCTCGACCTCAATCGCTCGGTCGATGACATCGACTGGTCGGTGGTCGATGGCAGCGCTCCGCGTTCTGTGCGCCATTCGTTGACCAATCGCCGCGCGCGCGGCGGTCTTGGCCTTGTGCCGAGCAGACTCGCCGGGATTGGCGATCTGTGGACCGGCCGGATCGAACAAGCCGATCTCGAGGCGCGGGTCGACGGGATTCACCGGCCGTATCATCGCGCACTGGCCGAAACCCTCGAATCGCTCCGCGATCGCTGGGGGGCGGCGTTGCTGGTTGACCTGCATTCCATGCCGCCGCTCCAGCCACGCCATCCAGGGCACCGACCGGCAGAATTCGTGATCGGCGACAGGTTCGGTGCCAGCTGCGATCCGGCGCTCTCGTCGGTGGCATTGGCCTATCTTGAGCGGCAAGGCCGACCGATCGCCCACAATCGCCCTTATGCGGGCGGATTTGTGCTCGATCGTCACGGCGCCGCTGCACGCGGAATCCACGCAATGCAGGTCGAAGTGTGCCGCTCCACCTATCTCGACAGGCACTTGCGCGAGCCCTCGGCGAATTTGCCGCATGTTGCCGGGGTGCTGGCAGGGATGGTGCGCGAGCTGGCCGATCAGGTGGCCGCGCTGGGACGCGGCTCGGCCTTTGCGCTGGCTGCGGAATAG
- the cpdR gene encoding cell cycle two-component system response regulator CpdR has protein sequence MDGPGKYRILLAEDDDAMRTYLSRALENANYEVVAVDRGTAAVPLLESEEFDLLLSDIVMPEMDGIELAQRCNEVSPTTKVMFITGFAAVTLKASREQPRAKVLSKPFHLRDLVLEVDRVFEGDAQASL, from the coding sequence ATGGACGGACCGGGTAAATATCGAATCCTCCTCGCCGAGGACGACGACGCCATGCGCACGTATCTGTCGCGTGCGCTGGAGAACGCCAACTACGAGGTTGTTGCGGTAGACCGCGGCACCGCGGCCGTTCCGCTGCTCGAAAGCGAAGAATTCGACCTGCTGCTGTCCGACATCGTGATGCCGGAAATGGACGGGATCGAACTGGCGCAGCGGTGCAACGAAGTTTCGCCGACGACCAAAGTGATGTTCATCACCGGCTTCGCTGCAGTGACACTCAAGGCCAGCCGCGAACAGCCGCGGGCCAAAGTCCTCTCCAAACCGTTCCACCTGCGCGACCTCGTGCTGGAGGTCGACCGGGTGTTCGAAGGCGATGCGCAAGCGAGCCTTTGA